Proteins encoded in a region of the Natator depressus isolate rNatDep1 chromosome 23, rNatDep2.hap1, whole genome shotgun sequence genome:
- the CACNG8 gene encoding voltage-dependent calcium channel gamma-8 subunit: protein MTIAIGTDYWLYARAFICNTTNISSEEMPHKDKKDPGGLTHSGLWRICCLEGLKRGVCVKINHFPEDTDYDHDSAEYLLRVVRASSIFPILSAILLLLGGFCVAASRVYKSKRNIILGAGILFVAAGLSNIIGVIVYISANAGDPGTKRDDEKKSHYSYGWSFYFGGLSFILAEMIGVLAVNIYIEKNREAHCKSRTELLKNPSSSSSAILRLPSYRFRYRRRSRSSSRSTEPSQSRDASPVGLKGFPSTDISMYTLSRDPSKANVSSLYGAEREGAGGAFLQLHNTFPKDPGVTVTVTGPGTAGPTGTLGKDASSNTNTLNRKTTPV, encoded by the exons ATGACCATCGCCATTGGCACCGACTACTGGCTCTACGCCCGCGCCTTCATCTGTAACACCACCAACATCTCCAGCGAGGAAATGCCCCACAAGGATAAGAAGGACCCAGGGGGCCTCACCCACTCCGGCCTCTGGAGGATATGCTGCCTGGAAG GCCtgaagaggggtgtgtgtgtgaaaattaaCCACTTCCCTGAGGACACAGATTACGACCACGACAGCGCCGAGTATCTCCTGC gtGTGGTCCGTGCCTCCAGCATCTTCCCCATCCTCAGcgccatcctgctgctgctgggggggttCTGCGTGGCCGCCAGCCGGGTCTACAAGTCCAAGCGCAACATCATCCTGGGCGCTGGGATCCTATTCGTCGCTGCTG gcctcagCAACATCATCGGGGTGATTGTGTACATCTCGGCCAACGCCGGGGACCCGGGCACCAAGCGGGACGACGAGAAGAAAAGCCACTACTCCTACGGCTGGTCCTTCTACTTCGGGGGCCTGTCCTTCATCCTGGCCGAGATGATCGGGGTGCTGGCCGTCAACATCTACATCGAGAAGAACCGGGAGGCCCACTGCAAGAGCCGCACCGAGCTGCTGAAGAACCCCTCGTCCTCCTCCAGCGCCATCCTGCGCCTGCCCAGCTACCGCTTCCGCTACCGGCGCCGCTCCCGCTCCAGCTCCCGCTCCACCGAGCCCTCGCAGTCGCGGGACGCCTCGCCCGTGGGCCTCAAGGGCTTCCCCTCCACCGACATCTCCATGTACACCCTCTCGCGGGACCCCTCCAAGGCCAACGTCAGCAGCCTCTACGGGGCCGAGCGGGAGGGGGCCGGCGGGgccttcctgcagctccacaaCACCTTCCCCAAGGACCCCGGCGTGACGGTGACGGTGACAGGGCCCGGCACGGCCGGCCCCACCGGCACCCTGGGCAAGGACGCCTCCTCCAACACCAACACGCTCAACCGGAAGACCACGCCCGTGTAG